From Aspergillus fumigatus Af293 chromosome 3, whole genome shotgun sequence, a single genomic window includes:
- a CDS encoding ubiquitin-specific protease OTU1, whose product MRIRVRGPAGQSTVTLDDTATVNDLRAHIVEKTGLTAYDVKYGYPDLKPLVLDGFPSEQKIRDLGISLNGEQLLVTRKEDSAPTSLPQAPSARGSQRPVSTAQDDDDDGKVSLTRKAHEGVSDDPPEIASPEHSGTFVLRIMPDDNSCLFRAVGSAIMGGMDTMTELRSIVAQTIQANPDVYSEAVLEKKADDYCRWIQQENSWGGAIELSILSKHFDIEICSIDVQTLRVDRFNEGPPTRCVLVYSGIHYDTIALSPSDPPYTHAYAPPEFDTKVFDAADPVVLEKALALCEILQRKHYYTDTAGFRIRCNTCGGIFIGEKGATTHATQTGHYNFGEAS is encoded by the coding sequence ATGAGGATCCGAGTCCGTGGACCTGCTGGACAGTCTACCGTCACTCTTGATGACACTGCAACTGTCAACGATCTTCGCGCTCACATTGTCGAGAAAACTGGGTTGACAGCGTACGATGTGAAGTATGGATATCCCGACCTCAAACCTCTGGTATTAGATGGGTTCCCTTCGGAACAGAAAATCAGAGACCTCGGCATTAGTCTTAATGGCGAACAACTGCTCGTGACCAGGAAGGAGGATTCGGCACCGACGAGTCTGCCACAAGCGCCAAGCGCCAGGGGCAGCCAAAGACCAGTATCCACGgcccaggatgatgatgatgatggaaaaGTGTCTCTAACGCGCAAGGCCCATGAGGGTGTGTCGGATGATCCTCCCGAGATTGCTTCACCCGAGCATTCGGGCACTTTTGTGTTGCGCATCATGCCTGACGATAACTCCTGTCTGTTTCGCGCGGTAGGGAGTGCAATCATGGGAGGAATGGACACTATGACCGAGCTTCGTTCGATTGTCGCCCAGACTATTCAAGCGAACCCTGACGTCTACTCAGAGGCAGTGCTAGAGAAAAAAGCAGACGACTATTGCCGTTGGATTCAGCAGGAAAATTCATGGGGCGGAGCAATCGAGCTCAGCATTTTGAGCAAACATTTCGATATTGAGATCTGCTCAATTGATGTGCAAACGCTGCGGGTGGATCGTTTCAATGAAGGTCCGCCCACACGGTGTGTCCTGGTGTATTCTGGGATTCACTATGATACCATTGCTTTGTCGCCGTCGGATCCACCGTATACACACGCTTATGCCCCTCCGGAGTTTGATACCAAGGTCTTTGATGCAGCCGATCCGGTAGTTCTGGAGAAAGCGCTGGCGTTATGCGAGATTCTCCAGAGGAAACATTACTATACAGATACCGCAGGCTTTCGCATTCGTTGCAATACTTGCGGCGGTATTTTCATTGGCGAAAAAGGAGCCACCACGCATGCGACGCAGACAGGACATTATAATTTCGGCGAAGCAAGCTGA
- a CDS encoding serine/threonine protein kinase CDC7, whose protein sequence is MSTMHAPLTGVFGLQKSGATDHHCTQAHMAVVDDGTATDSDASVDSRRAEGDHEDEDEEEEVDDSVREDMKKLEDTFPGISDRFRLVNRIGEGTFSTVYKAEDLLYDHYKNDWDTFQETQSSNWSSPPAKRRRVEESVTKRRKPRYVALKKIYVTSSPLRIQNELELLHDLRGCRSVCPLITAFRHQDQVVAVLPFFPHTDFRIQYRTFMVADMRHYFRSLFTALNSVHKHNILHRDIKPTNFLYNPELREGVLVDFGLAEREGSEYTGTCLCANPNFVRRSRLLQSYYYTHCSSSTLSVGYPKNDSRPARRANRAGTRGFRAPEVLFKCTSQTTKIDMWSAGVILLTLLGRRFPFFNSADDVDAMIEMASIFGTRRMKTAAAMHGQIFETNIPTIGEKGYGWEKLVKWASCVEELTESERQATRLLAGLMELDPYKRLSAREALQHEFFTNPIEHDVEWGGLPEDSADTGEDEEGDRDDDEADEVAMV, encoded by the exons ATGTCCACAATGCACGCCCCATTAACTGGTGTTTTCGGACTGCAAAAGTCTGGGGCTACGGACCATCATTGCACACAAGCACACATGGCTGTGGTAGATGATGGTACCGCCACAGACAGCGACGCCTCGGTAGACTCACGCCGCGCGGAGGGCGACcacgaagatgaggatgaggaagaagaagtggaCGACTCGGTCCGGGAAGATATGAAGAAACTTGAGGATACTTTTCCGGGAATCTCTGATCGATTTCGTCTGGTGAACAGGATCGGTGAAG GGACATTCTCAACAGTCTACAAAGCTGAGGACCTTCTGTACGACCATTACAAGAATGATTGGGACACTTTCCAGGAAACCCAAAGCAGTAACTGGTCAAGTCCCCCAGCAAAGAGACGGCGAGTGGAGGAGTCGGTCACCAAACGGAGAAAACCGCGATATGTTGCACTGAAAAAGATCTACGTTACCAGCAGTCCGTTGAGGATTCAAAACGAGCTGGAACTGCTCCATGACCTCCGGGGCTGCCGGTCCGTGTGCCCTTTGATCACAGCTTTCAGGCACCAGGACCAGGTTGTGGCTGTCTTGCCTTTCTTTCCCCATACCGACTTTCGCATTCAATATCGCACATTCATGGTCGCCGATATGCGACATTATTTCAGATCCCTTTTCACGGCGCTAAACTCCGTTCATAAGCACAATATCCTTCATCGAGACATCAAACCAAC TAACTTTTTGTATAACCCTGAGCTCCGCGAAGGAGTCCTTGTAGACTTTGGTCTGGCGGAA CGTGAGGGGTCTGAATATACAGGCACTTGTCTTTGCGCCAACCCGAACTTTGTGCGCCGCAGTCGGTTGCTGCAGAGCTACTATTATACACATTGCTCTTCGTCCACGCTCTCGGTTGGCTACCCTAAGAACGATTCACGGCCTGCAAGACGTGCTAATCGAGCGGGAACTCGCGGCTTCCGGGCCCCCGAGGTTCTTTTCAAATGTACATCTCAAACAACCAAGATAGACATGTGGTCTGCCGGCGTGATCCTGTTAACCTTGCTCGGACGTCGATTCCCTTTTTTCAACTCCGCCGACGATGTTGATGCCATGATCGAGATGGCAAGTATATTTGGCACCCGTCGGATGAAGACTGCAGCCGCTATGCATGGTCAGATTTTCGAAACCAACATTCCGACCATTGGCGAAAAGGGCTATGGCTGGGAGAAACTGGTGAAATGGGCCAGCTGTGTGGAAGAATTGACCGAGAGCGAGAGGCAAGCCACTCGACTCTTGGCTGGTCTCATGGAGCTGGACCCTTACAAACGATTGAGTGCCAGGGAAGCTTTGCAGCACGAGTTCTTCACCAACCCTATTGAGCACGATGTGGAGTGGGGCGGACTTCCTGAGGATAGCGCAGATACcggggaggatgaagaaggcgacagagatgatgacgaggcgGATGAAGTAGCGATGGTGTAG